Proteins encoded in a region of the Pirellulales bacterium genome:
- a CDS encoding ABC transporter ATP-binding protein, with the protein MTPLIEARAASKIYARGAAGSLRAVDEVSLTIEAGTCWALTGPSGSGKSTLLALLGALERPTSGEIRFGGKSLAGLSDVGLASVRRRTGFVFQNFALLPRLAVWENISYPLVPRGVRRNERLSAAKAVLEPFGLAERMFEPTGMLSGGEQQRLAVARALIGKPEVVLADEPTNQLDEQSAEAVTAAFRRLTADGGTLVLATHDPRLAALATHVAKMEAGRLC; encoded by the coding sequence TTGACGCCGCTCATTGAGGCCCGCGCAGCAAGCAAGATTTATGCCCGTGGTGCGGCAGGGTCATTGCGCGCGGTCGACGAGGTCTCGCTGACAATCGAAGCTGGCACGTGCTGGGCATTGACCGGGCCTTCCGGATCGGGCAAGAGTACGCTGTTGGCTTTGCTGGGCGCGCTGGAGCGACCGACTTCGGGCGAGATTCGCTTCGGCGGCAAGTCGCTGGCCGGTTTGTCCGATGTGGGACTTGCCTCCGTTCGCCGGCGAACGGGGTTCGTATTTCAGAACTTTGCTCTCTTGCCGAGGCTGGCCGTTTGGGAGAACATCAGCTACCCGTTGGTTCCGCGGGGCGTGCGGCGCAACGAGCGATTGTCGGCTGCCAAAGCCGTCCTGGAGCCGTTCGGCCTGGCCGAGCGGATGTTTGAGCCGACGGGCATGCTCAGCGGCGGCGAGCAGCAACGCCTGGCGGTGGCACGAGCGTTGATCGGCAAACCCGAAGTGGTGTTGGCCGACGAGCCGACCAATCAGCTCGACGAGCAATCGGCGGAAGCGGTGACCGCGGCCTTCCGGCGACTGACGGCCGACGGCGGCACGCTCGTGCTCGCCACTCACGACCCGCGGCTGGCGGCCTTGGCCACGCACGTCGCCAAAATGGAGGCGGGGCGGTTGTGTTAG
- a CDS encoding cytochrome b N-terminal domain-containing protein has translation MTPDHRSTIALRRVAQWFDLRLRFSDTVLPMMRHPIPRSSAGPLGWWYVFGSASMTLLMVQILTGIGLALVYVPAADKAYDSLLWLDYEAPLGWFLRALHYYAGSGMVVLVLAHATQVFLHGAYKYPRELTWMLGVVLLLCTLGMFFTGQVLRWDPDAYWGLAVGGSMAGRAPGMGPQLVHLVLGGVVIGGDALSRFFALHVFVIPGTLLVALAVHLWLVLKCGISAAPVPGQTVDPDRYDAEYQQEVHTTGVPFLGPAMLKDAFFSALAVLVVVTLAAVLGPKGPTDPPDPLLAGANPRPEWPFLWLFALLSLSPPEAETFIILVLPLLLIAALFLVPVISNRGERAPSRRPLAVLLVIVGYTVLGVLTYEGATAPWSPRMTSWSGEPVPTDMIEGATPRRLAGAAVFQYKNCRNCHALEGHGGKRGPDLAGVGARLTVDQLIDQISNGTPGGGKMPAYGKRVSPHEMTAMVAFLSALRPHGQPAARPADQSD, from the coding sequence ATGACACCTGATCACCGTTCCACAATCGCCCTGCGTCGTGTCGCACAGTGGTTCGACCTCCGCCTCCGCTTCAGCGATACGGTCCTGCCGATGATGCGGCACCCGATTCCGCGCAGCTCGGCCGGACCGTTGGGCTGGTGGTACGTGTTCGGCAGCGCGTCGATGACGCTGTTGATGGTGCAAATTCTCACCGGCATCGGGCTGGCGCTGGTCTATGTGCCGGCGGCCGACAAAGCCTACGACAGCTTGCTCTGGCTCGACTATGAAGCGCCGCTCGGCTGGTTCCTGCGGGCGTTACATTATTACGCGGGGTCGGGCATGGTGGTGCTCGTGCTGGCCCACGCGACACAGGTCTTCCTGCACGGTGCTTACAAGTATCCGCGCGAGTTGACGTGGATGCTCGGCGTGGTGCTGTTGCTCTGCACGCTGGGGATGTTCTTCACCGGCCAGGTGCTGCGCTGGGACCCGGACGCCTATTGGGGCCTGGCGGTCGGCGGCTCGATGGCCGGCCGCGCACCAGGCATGGGTCCGCAGCTTGTCCATTTGGTCCTGGGCGGCGTCGTGATCGGCGGCGACGCCTTGAGCCGCTTCTTTGCACTGCACGTGTTCGTGATTCCCGGCACGCTGCTGGTGGCTTTGGCGGTGCATCTATGGCTGGTGCTCAAGTGCGGTATCAGCGCGGCGCCCGTGCCCGGCCAGACGGTTGACCCGGATCGTTACGACGCCGAGTACCAGCAGGAGGTCCACACCACGGGCGTGCCGTTCTTGGGGCCGGCGATGCTGAAAGACGCCTTTTTCTCGGCGCTCGCGGTGCTCGTCGTGGTGACGCTGGCGGCGGTGCTCGGTCCCAAAGGCCCCACCGATCCTCCTGACCCGCTCTTGGCCGGCGCCAATCCGCGGCCGGAATGGCCTTTCCTGTGGCTGTTCGCGCTGTTGTCGCTAAGCCCACCCGAGGCCGAAACGTTCATTATACTGGTGCTGCCGCTGCTGTTGATCGCGGCCCTGTTTCTGGTGCCGGTGATCAGCAATCGCGGCGAGCGAGCGCCGAGTCGCCGGCCGCTGGCGGTGCTGTTGGTGATCGTCGGCTATACGGTGCTGGGCGTGTTGACGTATGAAGGCGCCACGGCCCCTTGGTCTCCGCGAATGACCTCCTGGAGCGGCGAGCCGGTGCCGACGGACATGATCGAGGGCGCCACGCCGCGGCGGCTGGCCGGCGCGGCGGTGTTTCAATATAAAAACTGTCGCAACTGCCACGCCTTGGAAGGGCATGGCGGGAAGCGCGGGCCGGACCTGGCGGGCGTCGGCGCTCGACTGACGGTCGATCAGCTTATCGACCAGATCAGCAACGGCACGCCCGGCGGCGGCAAAATGCCGGCCTACGGCAAGCGGGTCTCGCCCCACGAGATGACGGCCATGGTGGCGTTCCTCTCGGCGCTGCGTCCTCACGGGCAGCCGGCCGCTCGGCCCGCAGATCAGTCGGATTGA
- a CDS encoding transaldolase family protein, which translates to MTSPLRSLIASGTKLWLDSIDPDLVVENRSWGASGATSNPIIIADLIKTGRFDDDLDQFMRQGLDNEQIAWQLTDKLVRHAQDVFLPVWKETKGDDGYVSFELDPLLEDPESGPPHAERVARYIELGKQWAKGHSNRMIKVPATPAGLGALEELAAASITLNVTLVFSPRQYHEARNAVWRGAQRRTNGLTHFKSVYSIFVSRLDVYTEKHVPQLSPAAQGLVGIVNAKKIWRENGEFWADKKTPLKQEMIFASTGTKKKEDPPWKYVEAFAGSDIETNPPATNEAVEKSGRTITRQVDKMPPQAVIDEIERLVDSQKLEQTLMEEGIKKFADPMKALLQLIDEKRAALATS; encoded by the coding sequence ATGACATCCCCCTTACGAAGCCTAATCGCCAGCGGCACAAAGCTTTGGCTCGACTCGATCGATCCCGATCTGGTGGTCGAGAACCGCAGTTGGGGAGCCTCCGGCGCCACTTCGAACCCGATCATCATTGCCGACCTGATCAAGACCGGCCGCTTCGACGACGATCTCGACCAGTTCATGCGGCAAGGCCTCGACAACGAGCAGATCGCCTGGCAGCTCACCGATAAGCTGGTCCGGCACGCGCAGGACGTGTTCTTGCCCGTCTGGAAAGAAACCAAGGGCGACGACGGCTATGTGAGCTTCGAGCTCGATCCGCTGCTGGAAGACCCGGAGTCGGGTCCGCCACATGCTGAGCGCGTGGCCCGCTACATCGAACTGGGTAAGCAATGGGCGAAGGGCCACAGCAACCGCATGATCAAGGTGCCGGCCACTCCGGCCGGTCTGGGGGCGTTGGAAGAACTGGCTGCCGCCAGCATAACGCTGAACGTGACCCTTGTCTTCTCGCCGAGGCAATACCACGAGGCACGCAACGCGGTGTGGCGCGGGGCGCAGCGCCGCACGAATGGCCTCACGCACTTCAAGAGCGTCTACAGCATCTTTGTGTCGCGGCTCGACGTTTATACGGAAAAGCACGTGCCGCAGCTTTCGCCGGCCGCACAAGGCCTGGTCGGCATCGTCAACGCCAAGAAAATCTGGCGCGAGAACGGCGAATTCTGGGCCGATAAGAAGACGCCGCTGAAGCAGGAGATGATCTTCGCCAGCACCGGCACCAAGAAGAAGGAGGATCCGCCTTGGAAATACGTCGAAGCCTTCGCCGGCAGCGACATCGAGACGAACCCGCCTGCCACGAATGAGGCCGTCGAGAAGAGCGGCCGCACCATCACGCGGCAGGTCGACAAGATGCCGCCGCAAGCGGTGATCGACGAGATCGAACGGCTGGTCGACAGTCAAAAGCTGGAGCAGACGCTGATGGAAGAAGGCATCAAGAAGTTCGCCGATCCTATGAAGGCGTTGCTACAACTCATCGACGAAAAACGCGCGGCCCTGGCGACTTCGTGA
- a CDS encoding cytochrome c oxidase assembly protein, with protein MSPTLDAILRSWPWDPWLLATCILLAVVYQRGWCVLRRHDSTRWHGGQLAAFVGSLTAIYLALASPIEPLASLLLEVHMVQHLLLMMVAPPLVWLGAPLFPLVRGLPRPVRVSWVAPLLSSRRVRRLFGRLTHPFAALPIFVAATWLWHIPPAYDLALRASGWHYTEHACFLLSGLIFWYPVVRPCPSRPRWSGWLLLPYLILADVQNTVLSALVTFSGKVIYPYYEQVPRIGNISPLEDQSAAGVIMWVPGSVAFLAPLFAIGLRLLYGEKPEIGHRKSARSKQTASVVGETEYRLPLINPASMQAWPSSRRGATIGFVTTFLRWRHARMAMQIPLLLVAAAVIYDGLAGPQASALNLAGVLPWIHWRGLLVLGLLAVGNVSCMACPFTLPRKLAGRWLPQRHAWPRWLRSKWLAVALVVLFLWAYEAFALWNSPWVTAWITIGYFATAFAADGFFRGAAFCKYVCPIGQFNFVQSLVSPLEIAVRDHQICTSCRTKDCIRGGNGIPGCELDLFQPKKSGNMDCTFCLDCVHSCPHANVGFLASMPGSQLWHDTFRSGIGRLSQRPDIAALVAVFVFGAFANAAGMVRPVVEFEHQMQAMLGLSPRAIITIYYLLAIVLAPLALVGLVSTVSRRWAGLSLTRVRVATRYAYALIPVGFGMWLAHYGFHLFTSYETVVPVTQRFVADLGLTGIGELRWSCACCPTSPGWLLRAELLFLDFGFLLSLYTAYRLISADCSQVSQVVKAWLPWSAAITLLFLVGVWTVFQPMQMRGTMMVGG; from the coding sequence ATGAGCCCGACACTTGATGCGATCCTTCGCTCTTGGCCCTGGGATCCGTGGCTGCTCGCGACCTGCATCCTTTTAGCCGTCGTGTATCAACGCGGCTGGTGCGTGCTCCGACGCCACGACTCGACGCGCTGGCACGGCGGGCAACTCGCCGCGTTCGTCGGTAGCCTGACGGCGATCTACCTGGCTTTGGCGTCGCCGATCGAGCCGTTGGCCTCGCTGCTGCTCGAAGTCCACATGGTGCAGCACCTGCTGTTGATGATGGTCGCGCCGCCGCTGGTTTGGCTGGGCGCGCCGCTTTTCCCACTTGTGCGCGGCCTGCCGCGGCCGGTACGCGTCTCTTGGGTGGCGCCGCTTTTATCATCTCGCAGGGTGCGCCGGCTTTTCGGGCGGTTGACCCATCCGTTCGCGGCCCTGCCCATCTTCGTCGCCGCCACCTGGCTGTGGCACATCCCGCCGGCTTATGACCTTGCCCTGCGCGCAAGCGGATGGCACTACACCGAGCACGCCTGTTTCCTGCTTTCCGGACTCATCTTCTGGTATCCGGTCGTGCGGCCCTGTCCGAGCCGGCCACGCTGGTCGGGCTGGCTGCTGCTGCCGTACCTGATTCTGGCCGACGTGCAAAACACCGTGCTTTCCGCTTTGGTTACCTTCTCGGGCAAGGTCATCTATCCGTACTACGAGCAAGTGCCGCGGATCGGGAACATCTCGCCGCTGGAGGACCAATCCGCGGCCGGCGTCATCATGTGGGTTCCCGGCTCGGTCGCGTTTCTGGCGCCGCTCTTCGCGATTGGGCTGCGGCTGCTGTATGGAGAAAAACCCGAGATCGGCCATCGCAAGTCCGCGCGTAGTAAGCAGACTGCCAGCGTGGTCGGCGAGACGGAGTATCGCCTGCCCCTGATCAATCCGGCGTCAATGCAGGCATGGCCTTCCTCCCGGCGCGGCGCAACCATTGGCTTCGTGACGACCTTCCTCCGCTGGCGCCATGCCCGTATGGCGATGCAAATTCCGCTTCTGCTCGTGGCCGCCGCGGTGATTTACGACGGCCTCGCGGGTCCGCAGGCGAGCGCCTTGAATCTGGCCGGCGTCTTGCCCTGGATTCATTGGCGCGGGCTGCTGGTGTTGGGCCTGTTGGCGGTGGGCAACGTGTCATGCATGGCTTGCCCTTTCACGCTGCCGCGTAAGCTCGCCGGCCGTTGGCTGCCGCAACGGCATGCCTGGCCACGATGGCTGCGAAGCAAATGGTTGGCCGTGGCGTTGGTCGTGTTGTTCCTCTGGGCCTATGAAGCGTTCGCACTGTGGAACAGCCCCTGGGTGACGGCCTGGATCACGATCGGCTATTTCGCAACTGCCTTTGCCGCCGACGGCTTCTTTCGCGGCGCGGCGTTCTGCAAATACGTCTGCCCGATCGGCCAATTCAACTTCGTGCAGTCGCTCGTCTCGCCGCTGGAGATCGCCGTCCGCGACCATCAAATTTGCACGAGCTGCCGCACCAAGGACTGCATCCGCGGCGGCAACGGCATTCCCGGCTGCGAGCTCGATCTGTTTCAACCCAAGAAGTCGGGCAACATGGACTGCACCTTCTGCCTCGATTGCGTTCACTCGTGTCCGCACGCCAACGTCGGCTTCCTCGCCAGCATGCCCGGCTCGCAACTGTGGCACGACACCTTTCGTTCGGGCATCGGCCGGCTATCGCAGCGTCCAGATATCGCCGCGTTGGTCGCCGTATTCGTTTTCGGGGCCTTCGCCAATGCCGCAGGCATGGTCCGGCCGGTCGTCGAGTTTGAGCATCAGATGCAGGCCATGCTCGGCCTCTCGCCGCGCGCGATCATCACCATCTATTACCTGCTGGCGATTGTTCTCGCGCCGCTTGCTTTGGTGGGTCTGGTTAGCACGGTGAGCCGCCGCTGGGCGGGCTTATCGTTAACGCGCGTTCGCGTGGCGACCCGATATGCGTACGCACTGATCCCCGTCGGATTCGGCATGTGGCTGGCACATTATGGTTTTCACCTGTTTACTAGTTATGAGACCGTGGTCCCCGTAACCCAACGATTCGTCGCCGACCTCGGTCTGACGGGTATCGGCGAACTACGCTGGAGCTGCGCCTGCTGCCCGACATCGCCAGGTTGGCTGCTGCGCGCGGAACTGCTGTTTCTCGACTTCGGCTTTTTGCTTTCCCTCTATACCGCTTACCGGCTGATCTCCGCCGACTGCTCGCAAGTCTCGCAAGTTGTCAAGGCGTGGCTCCCTTGGTCGGCGGCCATCACGCTGCTGTTTCTCGTCGGCGTCTGGACCGTCTTTCAACCGATGCAGATGCGTGGCACGATGATGGTCGGAGGATAA
- a CDS encoding FtsX-like permease family protein gives MAWIEIARTGVTSVRLHPWRSIATVLCVVAVLVPYLAGLAICGGLADEAAQSIDAGADLYVTGRQFGRSVPLPLDAADKIAALPGVTSAVPRIVGRLAIGEERHSVVVLGMPPDKLPESASLVDGRWFTADDSNELVVGSALAAGLKVKVDALLPPFYQNRQGERISKVVGIFSHDAPLWQANLMFTSFKTAARLFDQPALATDILVRCRTGSEEELAAAFHRQLHWTGPDGSRLDVRVTSRQELEALWAAAAAHRDGVFQLHWMLALSVAVLAVLVTSAYGTSQRRSEVAVLKAIGWRTDEVLVRSGVEGLLLGLAGAAVSVLIAWVWLRGMNGYGIADLFLPTLGLQPQVRIPCRLLPVPVLIGALLSWIVVTSGSLYATWRTAMTPPAHVLRSSG, from the coding sequence ATGGCCTGGATTGAAATTGCCCGAACGGGCGTCACGTCGGTAAGGCTGCACCCCTGGCGAAGCATTGCCACAGTGCTGTGCGTGGTGGCCGTGCTGGTGCCGTACCTGGCCGGCCTGGCCATCTGTGGCGGACTGGCGGATGAAGCGGCGCAGTCGATCGACGCGGGCGCCGATCTCTATGTAACCGGCCGGCAATTCGGACGCAGCGTGCCGCTGCCGCTTGACGCCGCGGACAAAATCGCCGCCCTGCCCGGCGTCACCTCCGCCGTGCCGCGGATTGTGGGCAGGCTGGCGATTGGCGAGGAGCGTCACAGCGTGGTCGTGCTGGGAATGCCGCCCGACAAGTTGCCCGAGAGCGCCTCGCTTGTCGACGGTCGCTGGTTTACGGCCGACGACAGCAACGAACTGGTGGTCGGCAGCGCTTTGGCCGCCGGGCTGAAAGTCAAGGTCGATGCGCTGCTTCCGCCCTTTTATCAGAACCGACAGGGCGAGCGCATTTCCAAAGTGGTCGGCATCTTTTCCCACGATGCGCCGTTGTGGCAGGCGAACCTCATGTTCACGTCGTTCAAAACCGCGGCCCGTTTGTTCGATCAGCCGGCCTTGGCCACCGACATCCTGGTGCGTTGTCGCACGGGCAGCGAAGAAGAGCTGGCCGCCGCGTTCCACCGGCAACTTCATTGGACCGGCCCCGATGGCTCCAGGCTCGATGTGCGCGTCACCTCGCGGCAAGAGTTGGAAGCGCTTTGGGCGGCTGCCGCGGCGCACCGCGACGGGGTGTTTCAGCTCCATTGGATGCTGGCCTTGTCGGTGGCGGTGCTGGCGGTGCTGGTGACAAGCGCCTATGGCACCTCCCAACGCCGGAGCGAAGTCGCCGTTCTCAAGGCCATCGGATGGCGCACCGACGAAGTGCTCGTGCGTAGTGGCGTCGAGGGGCTGCTGCTCGGCTTGGCGGGCGCGGCCGTCTCGGTGCTTATCGCCTGGGTCTGGCTGCGCGGCATGAACGGCTACGGAATTGCCGATCTCTTTTTGCCGACGTTGGGCCTCCAGCCGCAAGTGAGGATTCCTTGCCGGTTGCTGCCGGTGCCCGTGTTGATCGGCGCCCTGCTATCTTGGATTGTCGTCACGTCGGGAAGCTTGTACGCGACCTGGCGAACGGCCATGACGCCCCCCGCACACGTGCTGAGGTCTTCCGGTTGA